A DNA window from Deltaproteobacteria bacterium contains the following coding sequences:
- a CDS encoding DUF5320 family protein, whose amino-acid sequence MPGLDGTGPMGMGPMTGGGRGFCNPAWAGYWGAVNPWFGYRGYSPWPGYGFAPYGWRFGGGFPYRGIYPPWPRWGYGGRPWFYGGFPY is encoded by the coding sequence ATGCCAGGACTTGACGGGACGGGTCCAATGGGAATGGGACCCATGACAGGTGGTGGAAGAGGCTTTTGCAACCCCGCTTGGGCGGGGTACTGGGGCGCCGTGAATCCCTGGTTCGGTTACCGCGGCTATTCGCCGTGGCCCGGATACGGATTCGCTCCCTATGGGTGGAGGTTTGGAGGTGGGTTTCCCTACAGGGGGATCTACCCGCCTTGGCCTCGCTGGGGCTACGGCGGCCGGCCATGGTTCTACGGCGGATTTCCCTATTGA
- a CDS encoding DUF5320 domain-containing protein: protein MPFGLGPLGWGFLYGYPHIWNPYWYGRQPWYPLWGPTWPYMTKEEEAAVLEDQARALEEQLKAVKQRLDELKK from the coding sequence ATGCCGTTCGGACTCGGACCCTTGGGATGGGGTTTTTTGTACGGGTACCCGCACATTTGGAACCCGTACTGGTACGGCCGCCAGCCCTGGTATCCCCTCTGGGGACCCACCTGGCCGTACATGACGAAAGAGGAGGAGGCCGCCGTGCTCGAGGATCAGGCAAGAGCACTGGAGGAACAGCTGAAAGCGGTCAAGCAGAGACTCGATGAACTGAAGAAATAG
- a CDS encoding CBS domain-containing protein: MERKRLSELHPLPAAVSVGADESIEGLVQAALDHPEAHDICVVDGRGRLVGVVNIKTLFRTVFCHHTDPHLMVRDLIRLASSEVAGDIMVTDPVVALETETLGEAVGKMVAHELGELPVVDEGKRVVGSLSIRDVFREWVDIEIRRRQ; this comes from the coding sequence ATGGAAAGGAAGAGGCTCTCGGAACTCCACCCGCTTCCGGCCGCTGTGTCTGTCGGGGCGGACGAATCCATAGAGGGGCTGGTGCAGGCGGCGCTCGATCATCCCGAGGCCCACGATATCTGCGTGGTGGACGGGCGAGGCCGGCTTGTCGGAGTCGTCAACATCAAGACCCTTTTCAGGACCGTCTTCTGCCACCACACGGACCCCCACTTGATGGTTCGTGACCTGATCAGATTGGCGAGTTCCGAGGTGGCCGGCGATATCATGGTCACCGACCCGGTGGTCGCTCTGGAAACGGAGACGCTGGGCGAGGCCGTCGGCAAGATGGTCGCCCACGAGCTGGGAGAGCTGCCCGTGGTGGACGAGGGCAAAAGGGTGGTGGGTTCCCTTTCGATCCGTGACGTTTTCAGGGAATGGGTCGATATCGAGATCCGCAGAAGGCAATAG
- a CDS encoding amylo-alpha-1,6-glucosidase, whose protein sequence is MPEIIQVGDKHYILVTSSLIDIHAPTQVLMDGDTFAIFDRYGDVQPLGQCQGLYYEGTRYLSSFSMTLGGERPMLLNSFLHRDNKHLSVDLTNPDLFQREDQRIIRRELVHLYRSKFLWNGTCCERIRICNHSTEPMDLPLEIRFKADFADIFEVRGTPRARSGTLHEPELKGSEVVLEYEGLDRKVRRLVVSFEPRPHEIHPDRAVWYLSLAPKETQSFHIDATCTYRGHPKGRVRCDKALGRLLSAQRAFRAEGVEIRTDNERFNQWLDRSWADLEMLTVRTPHGYYPYAGVPWFATVFGRDGIITAMEVLWAHPALARGVLSLLAAHQADRLDPSSDAEPGKILHEMRKGEMATLGEVPFAHYYGSVDATPLFIILAGQYLRHTGDLEFIEALWPHIERALDWIERYGDMDGDGFVEYQRRSESGLANQGWKDSHDAIFHRDGRLAEGPIALVEVQGYVHAAYLGAAELAGMLGMEEKAGRLKSQGGEVADRIQRAFWSESLGTYGIALDGRKRLCRVRTSNAGHLLFAGAAPAEQANLVAKSLLDDKTFSGWGIRTLAAGEVRYNPLSYHNGSVWPHDNALIAWGLARYGFKDEVIQIFEGLFDAANWFELRRLPELFCGFHRRPAHSPTQYPVACSPQAWATGAVFLLIRAALGLDTDARNGRVHFVRPILPVFLKEVEIRNLRVGEASVDLMLRRRDEDVTVQVLDRQGELEVAVTK, encoded by the coding sequence ATGCCGGAAATCATCCAGGTTGGAGACAAGCACTACATCCTGGTCACATCGTCCCTCATAGATATCCACGCTCCCACCCAGGTCCTCATGGATGGAGACACTTTCGCCATCTTCGACCGGTATGGGGACGTGCAGCCCCTGGGCCAGTGCCAGGGGCTCTACTACGAGGGCACCAGGTACCTTTCGTCCTTCTCCATGACCCTTGGCGGAGAGCGCCCCATGCTCCTCAACTCGTTCCTCCACCGGGACAACAAGCACCTCTCGGTAGACCTGACGAATCCCGACCTTTTCCAAAGAGAGGACCAACGGATCATCCGGCGGGAACTGGTCCACCTTTACCGGTCCAAGTTTCTGTGGAATGGAACCTGCTGCGAGCGAATCCGGATCTGCAACCATTCCACGGAACCCATGGACCTGCCCCTCGAGATTCGGTTCAAGGCGGACTTTGCAGACATCTTCGAGGTGCGGGGAACCCCCCGAGCCCGCAGCGGCACCCTGCACGAGCCCGAGCTGAAAGGGTCGGAGGTGGTCCTGGAGTACGAGGGGCTCGACCGCAAGGTCCGCCGGCTCGTGGTCTCCTTTGAACCCAGACCCCACGAGATCCACCCGGACCGGGCCGTGTGGTATCTCAGCCTCGCTCCCAAGGAGACGCAGTCCTTTCATATCGACGCCACTTGCACCTACAGGGGGCACCCTAAGGGCCGTGTCCGTTGCGACAAGGCCCTGGGCCGTCTCCTCTCCGCACAGCGGGCCTTCCGGGCGGAGGGAGTCGAAATTCGAACCGACAACGAGCGTTTCAACCAGTGGCTGGACCGGAGTTGGGCGGACCTGGAAATGCTCACCGTTCGCACCCCTCACGGCTACTACCCTTATGCGGGGGTGCCCTGGTTCGCTACGGTCTTTGGACGCGACGGAATCATCACGGCCATGGAGGTCCTCTGGGCACACCCTGCTCTGGCCAGGGGAGTCCTCTCCCTGCTGGCCGCCCACCAGGCCGACCGGCTTGATCCGTCGAGCGATGCCGAGCCCGGTAAGATTCTCCACGAGATGCGAAAGGGGGAGATGGCAACCCTGGGAGAGGTCCCCTTTGCCCACTACTACGGCAGTGTGGATGCCACCCCCTTGTTCATAATCCTGGCGGGTCAATACCTCAGGCACACCGGAGACCTGGAGTTCATCGAGGCTCTCTGGCCCCACATCGAAAGAGCCCTCGACTGGATCGAACGATACGGGGACATGGACGGCGACGGGTTTGTGGAATACCAGCGCAGGTCGGAGTCGGGGCTCGCAAACCAGGGTTGGAAGGATTCCCATGACGCGATCTTTCACAGAGACGGCCGGCTGGCCGAGGGGCCGATAGCCCTGGTGGAGGTGCAGGGATACGTGCACGCTGCCTATCTCGGCGCAGCCGAACTCGCAGGGATGCTGGGTATGGAGGAGAAGGCCGGCCGATTGAAAAGCCAGGGGGGCGAGGTGGCGGACAGGATCCAACGTGCCTTCTGGTCGGAATCGCTCGGGACTTACGGGATAGCCCTGGACGGCCGCAAGCGGCTCTGCCGCGTGCGTACCTCCAACGCCGGACATCTGTTGTTCGCAGGAGCTGCACCCGCCGAGCAGGCCAATCTCGTTGCCAAAAGCCTCCTGGATGATAAGACGTTCTCCGGATGGGGGATCCGGACCCTGGCGGCGGGAGAAGTGAGATACAACCCCCTGTCCTACCACAACGGGTCCGTATGGCCTCACGACAACGCCCTCATCGCCTGGGGCTTGGCCCGCTACGGGTTCAAGGACGAGGTGATCCAGATATTTGAGGGCCTTTTCGATGCGGCCAACTGGTTCGAGTTGCGGCGGCTTCCGGAGCTGTTCTGCGGGTTCCACCGGCGGCCGGCCCACTCCCCCACCCAGTATCCCGTGGCATGCAGCCCCCAGGCGTGGGCCACAGGGGCGGTTTTCCTGCTCATCAGAGCCGCTCTCGGACTCGACACGGATGCAAGAAACGGCAGGGTGCATTTTGTGCGGCCTATACTGCCCGTCTTCCTGAAGGAGGTGGAAATCCGGAACCTCCGGGTTGGAGAGGCCTCGGTAGACCTCATGCTGCGGCGGCGCGACGAGGACGTCACTGTTCAGGTGCTGGATCGCCAAGGTGAATTGGAGGTGGCGGTCACCAAGTGA
- a CDS encoding cation:proton antiporter: MNLLLLLGVAILLGFAGGRLFEKIRIPQVVGYIVVGVVLGDSLAGLLGSHLLTTLAPVTQLALGFIGFMVGGELKAAVFKKYGTQLITILLFEGIMATLVVGVAVTVLTGKLYLGILLGALASATAPAATVDVLWEYRSKGPLTSTVFAIVALDDGLALILYGFAIAFAAMLLGGEAFSLRLVLVGPLKEIFGSILLGGGIGWVVSYILRFIPTADEILAFLVALILAVSGLASYLGLSLILTDMALGMALANLLSERDQRGFDIVKGFTPPIYILFFVFVGARLQLGLLPKMGLLGLVYVAGRTAGKMTGAGLGAMMSHAPETVRKYLGWALFSQAGVAVGLALDIYDRLGVYGTPGLDAGHKIINVITATTFIVQVIGPPSVKYAISKAGEIPEGVKGGE; encoded by the coding sequence ATGAACCTTCTATTGCTGCTAGGCGTGGCGATTCTGCTTGGTTTCGCCGGGGGTAGGCTCTTTGAGAAGATCCGTATTCCCCAGGTGGTTGGTTATATCGTAGTGGGAGTCGTCCTGGGAGACTCCCTGGCAGGACTCCTGGGGAGCCATCTTCTTACCACCCTGGCCCCTGTGACCCAGCTCGCTCTCGGTTTCATAGGATTCATGGTAGGGGGGGAGTTGAAGGCGGCTGTTTTCAAGAAGTACGGCACCCAGCTCATAACGATTCTCCTCTTTGAGGGCATCATGGCGACCCTGGTGGTGGGGGTGGCCGTGACGGTTCTCACCGGGAAGCTCTATTTGGGCATTCTTCTCGGGGCCCTGGCCTCTGCCACCGCCCCGGCTGCGACGGTGGATGTGCTGTGGGAGTACCGCTCAAAGGGCCCCTTGACGAGCACGGTTTTTGCGATCGTGGCCCTGGATGACGGACTGGCTCTCATCCTCTATGGTTTTGCCATTGCTTTTGCCGCGATGCTGCTGGGGGGGGAGGCTTTCTCCCTGCGGCTCGTCCTGGTCGGTCCCTTGAAAGAGATCTTCGGATCTATCCTGCTCGGTGGGGGCATCGGCTGGGTTGTCTCTTACATTCTCCGGTTCATCCCCACGGCCGATGAGATTTTGGCCTTTCTCGTGGCACTGATTCTCGCCGTGAGCGGCCTGGCCTCTTATCTTGGGCTGTCCCTCATCCTGACGGATATGGCCCTGGGAATGGCTCTGGCAAACCTGCTTTCCGAGCGGGACCAGAGGGGGTTCGATATCGTCAAGGGTTTTACCCCGCCCATCTATATCCTCTTTTTCGTGTTTGTGGGGGCGAGACTCCAGCTCGGGCTCCTTCCCAAGATGGGGCTTCTCGGCCTGGTCTATGTGGCAGGGAGGACGGCCGGCAAAATGACAGGGGCCGGCCTGGGAGCCATGATGTCGCACGCCCCTGAGACGGTGAGAAAATACCTCGGATGGGCCCTCTTCTCGCAAGCCGGTGTGGCCGTGGGACTGGCTCTGGACATCTACGATCGGCTGGGTGTCTACGGTACGCCGGGGCTCGATGCCGGTCATAAGATCATCAATGTGATTACGGCAACCACCTTCATTGTCCAGGTGATCGGACCGCCTTCGGTCAAATACGCTATCAGCAAGGCGGGCGAGATCCCGGAAGGCGTGAAGGGAGGGGAGTGA
- a CDS encoding radical SAM protein has product MSFEQDEKKGSKSPHSGSNEWRVRDFLHIGLAGFPKQGMISIDVTYRCNLSCVHCYFRKQGYRKELTVDEWLAWLEDRRAKGYPFLICGWLGGEPLLRRELLEKGLPYFKSNVIFTNGTFELGPWSDSTFVVSVPALREQYPSMTGADTKTFDRVMAHADRKDLRVFISFCVTRPTLDLVPRVLDEWGRTAVSGVYFEFYTPNRGDDLRLWVDWETRDRLISRLLKLKKTYGDFIANTRQELLLMKSRSFRSIILDCPFHRIGASFDPMGRPKYPCAVGPEADCSRCGCILPAFAEILSKRRLSIRAIWEGARRDLKRRTLKRTPGHWDSLLPFTS; this is encoded by the coding sequence ATGTCGTTCGAACAGGACGAAAAGAAGGGCTCGAAGAGTCCGCATTCAGGGAGCAACGAGTGGAGAGTCAGGGATTTTCTCCATATCGGCCTTGCCGGGTTCCCTAAGCAGGGGATGATCTCCATCGACGTGACCTATCGGTGCAATCTCTCCTGTGTGCACTGCTATTTCAGGAAGCAGGGGTACAGAAAGGAACTCACCGTAGACGAGTGGCTCGCCTGGTTGGAAGACAGGCGGGCCAAGGGGTACCCTTTCCTCATATGCGGCTGGCTGGGAGGAGAGCCTCTGTTGCGGCGGGAACTGCTCGAGAAGGGCCTGCCCTACTTCAAGTCGAACGTGATCTTCACCAATGGGACGTTCGAACTCGGCCCGTGGTCGGATTCGACCTTTGTGGTCTCCGTGCCCGCACTGCGGGAGCAGTACCCATCCATGACGGGGGCGGATACGAAAACCTTTGACAGGGTCATGGCCCACGCCGATCGGAAGGATCTGCGGGTGTTCATATCGTTTTGCGTGACCAGGCCCACCCTCGATCTGGTCCCCCGGGTCTTGGATGAGTGGGGCAGGACGGCTGTCTCAGGGGTCTATTTTGAATTCTATACGCCGAACCGTGGAGACGACCTCCGGTTGTGGGTCGACTGGGAAACCCGTGATCGTCTCATCTCCCGGCTCTTGAAACTGAAGAAGACTTACGGCGACTTCATCGCCAACACGCGCCAGGAACTGCTCCTGATGAAGTCCCGCAGTTTCAGGTCCATCATACTGGATTGCCCCTTTCACCGTATCGGTGCAAGCTTCGATCCCATGGGCCGGCCGAAATACCCGTGTGCTGTCGGGCCTGAGGCTGATTGCAGCCGGTGCGGCTGCATTCTACCCGCTTTCGCCGAAATCCTCTCCAAGAGACGCCTCTCGATCCGGGCCATCTGGGAAGGCGCGCGCAGGGACCTGAAAAGGCGAACCCTGAAGAGAACCCCCGGCCATTGGGATTCCCTTCTTCCCTTCACTTCTTGA
- the ptsP gene encoding phosphoenolpyruvate--protein phosphotransferase, protein MEPKPRIERLGHRLLKGIAASPGVAMGKVCVHHDVFTHVREESIPEGQIAPEITRLKQAASIVRKRLENDRSRVLRQANRRDADIFSTHMSMLEDSRFLNEITSRIAEELVNAQTALTRELERYRSAFSRIEDPYLRERIVDIRDIGRRLLEILIGPADLDCPFDEPVVIAAVELTPYDTVRLKRERVLAFVTEQGGRESHAAILARSMGISAVVGVHGILSRIKRGDFLIVDGNLGIVLVNPPPRVVEEYKRIEERVQDQRHRLEDLIPLPAETRDGQHIRLMANLGSLVDLEFALHYRAEGIGLFRTELPFMVRTSFPSEDEQFELYRTLCERMKGAEVVIRTLDFGGDKLLPEHHHEKNPFLGYRSTRVFLDETDLFSTQLRAILRAGASGRVKLLFPFISTIEEIKRVKAILAEVKRQLKREKKVFADSVPIGVMIEVPSAAIMADRVAREVDFLSIGTNDLVQYTLAVDRDNDLVSRFYQSLNPAVIWLIKHVVDAAGDAGKPVSVCGEIAGDPLYTSLLIGLGLREFSINPLSIPEIKMQVRNVSLEEAVGIAEKSLTMSTAEEVERLLRSVQS, encoded by the coding sequence TTGGAACCAAAACCTAGGATCGAAAGACTCGGCCACCGGCTTCTCAAGGGAATCGCGGCCTCTCCCGGAGTCGCCATGGGAAAGGTCTGTGTCCACCACGACGTCTTCACCCATGTCCGAGAGGAATCCATACCGGAAGGACAGATCGCCCCCGAGATCACGAGACTCAAACAGGCGGCCTCCATCGTACGCAAACGCCTCGAAAACGACCGTTCCCGGGTTCTGCGGCAGGCGAACAGGAGGGACGCCGACATATTCTCGACCCATATGTCGATGCTGGAGGATTCCCGCTTCTTGAACGAAATCACCTCCCGGATCGCGGAAGAGCTGGTCAACGCCCAGACAGCCCTGACCCGGGAGCTCGAGCGTTACAGGAGCGCTTTTTCCAGGATCGAAGATCCCTATCTCAGGGAGAGAATTGTCGACATCCGCGACATCGGCCGGAGGCTCCTGGAGATACTGATCGGGCCGGCAGATCTGGACTGCCCCTTTGACGAGCCGGTCGTCATCGCCGCCGTCGAACTCACACCCTATGACACGGTCCGGCTGAAAAGGGAAAGGGTTCTGGCTTTCGTCACCGAGCAGGGGGGGAGAGAGTCTCACGCGGCTATCCTGGCACGATCCATGGGCATATCGGCAGTGGTGGGCGTTCACGGCATCCTCTCCCGGATAAAGAGGGGGGATTTTCTGATTGTCGACGGGAACCTGGGCATTGTGCTCGTCAATCCACCTCCGAGGGTCGTCGAGGAATACAAGAGGATCGAGGAGAGGGTCCAGGACCAGCGCCACAGGCTCGAGGATCTCATCCCCCTCCCCGCAGAGACAAGGGACGGGCAACACATCAGGCTGATGGCCAACCTCGGCAGCCTGGTCGACCTCGAGTTCGCCCTCCACTACCGGGCCGAAGGGATCGGGCTCTTCCGGACCGAGCTGCCATTCATGGTGAGAACTTCTTTCCCGTCCGAGGACGAACAGTTCGAACTATATCGAACCCTCTGCGAAAGAATGAAAGGGGCCGAGGTGGTCATTCGAACACTCGATTTTGGCGGGGACAAACTCCTCCCCGAGCACCACCATGAGAAGAACCCTTTTCTCGGTTATCGTTCCACCAGGGTCTTTCTCGACGAGACAGACCTCTTCTCGACCCAGCTCAGGGCCATTCTGCGGGCCGGCGCTTCCGGACGTGTAAAACTCCTCTTTCCCTTCATATCCACCATAGAGGAGATCAAGAGAGTCAAGGCCATCCTGGCGGAGGTCAAAAGGCAACTCAAAAGGGAGAAAAAGGTCTTCGCCGATTCTGTTCCCATTGGAGTCATGATCGAGGTTCCGTCCGCGGCGATCATGGCCGACAGAGTCGCGAGGGAAGTCGATTTCTTGAGCATCGGTACCAACGACCTCGTCCAGTACACCCTGGCCGTGGACCGGGACAACGACCTGGTGAGCCGGTTCTACCAGAGCCTGAATCCTGCGGTGATCTGGTTGATAAAGCACGTGGTCGATGCCGCCGGAGATGCGGGGAAACCAGTATCGGTGTGCGGAGAAATCGCCGGAGATCCGCTCTACACATCCCTCCTCATAGGGCTCGGACTTCGCGAGTTCAGCATCAATCCCCTCTCGATCCCTGAAATCAAGATGCAGGTTCGCAATGTCTCCCTGGAGGAGGCAGTAGGGATCGCGGAAAAGAGCCTGACCATGTCGACCGCGGAAGAGGTCGAAAGGTTGCTCCGATCGGTCCAATCCTGA
- a CDS encoding glycosyltransferase family 4 protein: MRIAQVAPLYESVPPKCYGGTERVVSYLTEELVRQGHDVTLFASGDSVTRARLVAPCTRALRLDEKAIDPLAHHILMLELVWKEAADFDVVHCHVDYLHFPIFRRLEVPNVTTLHGRLDIPDLAGLYKEFRDIPLVSISDAQRKPLWWANWKGTVYHGLPEDLYPFYPEPGSYLAFLGRISPEKRVDRAIEIARRLGMPIKIAAKVDKVDREYFERVVEPLLAYPFVEYVGEIGESEKREFLGKAYALLFPIDWPEPFGLVMIEAMACGTPVIAYRRGSVPEVMTDGVTGFVVDTLDDAVRAVEQVGSLDRSKIREVFETRFSARRMAGDYVKVYQRLVQEARSLRELGRVSVPVFGPNMGAIPPASVLRSGPEAAAPGRDLELSPPPPVTNLSPGPGPRPRNHGHRVHPRG; this comes from the coding sequence ATGCGGATCGCCCAAGTTGCTCCTCTGTACGAGAGCGTTCCGCCGAAATGTTACGGCGGTACGGAACGGGTCGTCTCGTATCTTACCGAGGAACTCGTTCGTCAAGGTCACGACGTGACCCTATTTGCCAGCGGAGACTCGGTGACTCGTGCACGCCTCGTGGCACCCTGCACCAGGGCCCTCAGGTTGGACGAAAAGGCCATCGATCCCCTGGCTCATCACATCCTCATGCTCGAGTTGGTCTGGAAAGAGGCCGCCGACTTTGACGTGGTCCACTGCCATGTCGACTATCTCCACTTCCCTATCTTCAGGCGCCTGGAGGTTCCCAATGTTACAACCCTCCACGGCCGACTGGATATTCCGGATCTGGCAGGACTCTACAAGGAGTTCCGAGACATTCCCCTTGTGTCCATCTCTGATGCCCAGCGGAAACCCCTGTGGTGGGCCAACTGGAAGGGAACGGTCTATCACGGGTTGCCCGAAGACCTCTACCCCTTCTACCCGGAGCCTGGTTCCTATCTGGCTTTTCTTGGGAGGATCAGCCCCGAGAAGAGGGTCGACCGGGCCATCGAGATCGCCAGGCGCCTCGGTATGCCCATCAAGATCGCGGCCAAGGTCGACAAGGTGGACAGGGAGTACTTCGAGAGGGTAGTCGAGCCGCTGCTCGCGTATCCCTTTGTCGAGTATGTGGGCGAGATCGGAGAGTCGGAGAAGAGGGAGTTCCTTGGAAAGGCATATGCACTGCTCTTTCCCATCGATTGGCCGGAGCCCTTTGGGCTCGTCATGATCGAGGCTATGGCGTGCGGGACTCCGGTAATCGCCTATCGAAGAGGCTCGGTTCCTGAGGTGATGACAGACGGGGTCACCGGATTCGTCGTCGACACCCTCGACGATGCGGTCCGCGCCGTCGAGCAGGTCGGCTCCCTCGACCGCAGCAAGATCCGGGAGGTGTTCGAGACTCGCTTCTCTGCCAGGCGCATGGCCGGCGACTACGTGAAAGTCTATCAGCGTCTTGTTCAAGAGGCCAGATCTCTCAGGGAACTCGGCCGAGTTTCCGTGCCGGTCTTTGGTCCGAACATGGGAGCGATTCCCCCGGCCTCGGTGCTCCGCTCAGGTCCTGAGGCCGCAGCGCCCGGCAGGGATCTCGAGCTCTCTCCACCGCCTCCTGTGACCAACCTATCTCCCGGTCCGGGCCCTCGCCCCAGAAACCATGGTCACAGGGTCCATCCAAGGGGGTGA
- a CDS encoding AarF/ABC1/UbiB kinase family protein, giving the protein MLSIRKIGLIGRTYRHLNRYRQILRVLFKYGFGDLVDTLKIEQYLEIGLQMISRKRREEIEKLTRAERVRMAMEELGPTFVKLGQILSTRPDLIPMEYVQELSKLQDHVPPFPYEEVREIIKAETGGFPEEIFGRFDEKPLAAASIGQVHRAELKEGEQVVVKVQRPGIRKVVEVDLEIMLHLASLMERHVEELQHQRPTRIVEEFARSFEREMDYTTEASHIQRFARQFMGDETIFVPAVFRGMTTPRILTMEYVDGIKASEIEHLRRGGYDLREIARRGAESVMKQVFVHGFFHADPHPGNVFILPNNVVCYLDFGMMGRVSRREREDFSDFVMQVVRKDERKLVEAMLRLTYYEDEPDRDQLERDLAELIDEHLDGSLRESGIARLLQRLLEIVTRHRLSLKPDLFLMMKALATVEGLGRTLDPDFVIAEHVEPFVRQIHLGRLNPKKIAGDMIDSGTELVGLLREIPGEVRAILKQAREGKITIEFEHRGLEPMLSAHDRISNRIAFAIVLASLVIGSSLIALSDIPPKWHEIPIIGLAGFVIAGVMGFWLLVSILRRGKL; this is encoded by the coding sequence ATGCTCAGCATCAGGAAAATCGGCCTCATCGGGCGCACCTACCGCCACCTCAACCGATACCGGCAGATTTTGAGGGTCCTGTTCAAGTACGGCTTCGGAGATCTCGTAGATACCCTGAAGATAGAGCAGTACCTTGAGATCGGGCTTCAGATGATCTCCAGAAAGCGACGGGAGGAGATAGAGAAGTTGACCCGGGCCGAGCGGGTGAGGATGGCCATGGAAGAGCTCGGCCCCACTTTTGTCAAGCTCGGCCAGATACTCTCGACCCGTCCCGATCTCATTCCCATGGAATACGTGCAGGAACTCTCCAAACTCCAGGACCACGTCCCGCCCTTTCCCTATGAGGAGGTCAGGGAGATCATCAAGGCCGAGACGGGCGGATTTCCGGAGGAGATATTCGGCCGTTTCGATGAGAAGCCCCTTGCCGCTGCCTCCATAGGCCAGGTGCACAGGGCGGAACTGAAGGAAGGCGAGCAGGTGGTGGTCAAGGTCCAGCGCCCGGGCATTCGAAAGGTGGTGGAGGTCGATCTGGAAATCATGCTCCATCTCGCCTCTCTTATGGAACGACACGTGGAAGAACTCCAGCACCAGCGGCCGACGAGAATCGTCGAAGAGTTTGCCCGCAGCTTCGAAAGGGAGATGGACTATACCACCGAGGCTTCCCATATCCAGCGTTTTGCACGGCAGTTCATGGGGGATGAGACGATTTTCGTGCCGGCGGTCTTCCGGGGGATGACCACGCCACGTATCCTGACGATGGAGTATGTGGACGGGATCAAGGCTTCCGAGATAGAGCACCTCAGGAGGGGGGGATATGACCTACGGGAGATTGCAAGACGCGGGGCTGAGTCGGTCATGAAGCAGGTCTTCGTCCATGGCTTCTTCCATGCCGACCCCCACCCGGGAAACGTCTTCATCCTGCCCAACAACGTGGTCTGCTACCTCGACTTCGGCATGATGGGTCGTGTGAGCCGCAGGGAACGGGAAGACTTCTCGGATTTTGTCATGCAGGTAGTTCGAAAGGACGAGAGAAAGCTCGTAGAGGCGATGCTGAGGCTTACCTACTACGAGGATGAGCCGGACAGGGATCAGCTCGAAAGGGATCTGGCCGAACTCATTGACGAGCATCTGGACGGGTCGCTCAGAGAGTCGGGTATCGCAAGACTGCTGCAGCGGCTCTTGGAGATCGTCACGAGGCATCGCCTCTCTCTGAAGCCCGATCTGTTTCTCATGATGAAGGCCCTCGCCACGGTGGAGGGGCTGGGCAGGACCCTGGATCCTGATTTTGTCATAGCAGAGCACGTGGAACCCTTTGTCAGGCAGATCCACCTGGGCAGGCTCAACCCGAAGAAGATCGCCGGAGACATGATCGACTCAGGGACCGAGCTTGTCGGCCTGCTGAGAGAGATCCCCGGGGAGGTACGGGCGATCCTCAAGCAGGCCAGGGAGGGCAAGATAACCATAGAGTTCGAGCACCGCGGGTTGGAACCCATGCTCTCCGCTCATGACAGGATCAGCAATCGCATAGCCTTCGCCATTGTGCTTGCCTCCCTCGTCATCGGCTCCTCCCTCATTGCGCTGTCCGACATTCCTCCGAAATGGCACGAAATACCGATTATCGGACTTGCCGGGTTCGTTATCGCAGGTGTTATGGGGTTCTGGCTTCTCGTGTCGATCCTGAGGCGTGGAAAGCTGTAG
- a CDS encoding zinc ribbon domain-containing protein yields MPTYEYECESCGHRFELFQSMTDEPVSTCPECGGSVRRLLGTGGGFIFKGSGFYATDYARNTPATRCGSSSPCCGRDVPCGKPPCE; encoded by the coding sequence ATGCCCACCTACGAATACGAATGTGAATCCTGCGGTCATAGATTCGAGCTCTTCCAGAGCATGACCGACGAGCCGGTATCCACGTGCCCTGAGTGCGGGGGCTCGGTGAGGCGCCTGCTGGGGACAGGGGGAGGGTTCATCTTCAAAGGGTCGGGGTTCTATGCCACCGACTATGCGAGGAACACTCCGGCAACGAGATGCGGCAGCAGCTCTCCCTGTTGCGGGAGAGACGTCCCCTGCGGCAAGCCCCCCTGCGAGTGA
- a CDS encoding phasin family protein — protein sequence MFDLLKKSVFTGLGLAFMTKEKIEELSREFVEKGKLSEREGKEFLDELSRKSEEARKRLEGQIEKVVKQTVKRMNLATRDDLLNLERQVKQLAKALEKEKG from the coding sequence GTGTTTGATCTCTTGAAGAAGAGCGTGTTTACAGGGTTGGGATTGGCCTTCATGACCAAGGAGAAGATCGAAGAGCTCTCCAGGGAGTTTGTTGAAAAGGGCAAGCTCTCAGAGCGGGAGGGAAAGGAGTTTCTCGACGAACTCTCCCGGAAGTCCGAGGAGGCCAGGAAAAGGCTCGAAGGGCAGATAGAGAAGGTGGTCAAGCAGACCGTGAAGAGGATGAATCTAGCCACCAGGGATGATCTCCTCAATCTCGAAAGACAGGTGAAACAGCTAGCAAAGGCCCTGGAGAAAGAGAAAGGCTAG